A genomic window from Desulfuromonas sp. TF includes:
- a CDS encoding ATP-binding protein: MRWFLFFRVLIITLFLGGAIVYQLRSGLQKPHPVLPFLYLLVGISYLYALLSASVLPLTRRLRLFTQAQIVWDLLFVSSLIYVTGGIESLFSFLFILVIISSSVFLTRKEVLLVASASAILYGSILDLQYYGYLPLVGGLYFPEQISDRDVFFAVFVNVLAFLLTALLSGTLAERLRRSELALEKKEIDYEELENLNQTILSNISSGLMIVNSRGRIRSWNAAAEKITGYSLQDVYDREVREVFPHLAVYNGEFRVISRGEGRFPDQRGTQRVLGYASSLIKNPQDETLGLLITFQDLTHVKQLEEQLHRADRLAAVGQLASGMAHEIRNPLAAISGSVQLLMEGDHLTDENRRLKGIVVKEANRLSDLLTDFLLFARPSPPRFESVDVSILLDELADMITADSRFSGLKISREYPPGRRMHLDHRLFSQALWNLVINGAEAMEGEGTMHLGISPDARTVYVEDSGPGIPGEIRDRIFDPFFTTKERGTGLGLATVYSIVEAHGGRIEVATAPAGGARFSIHLPDATTEFKDKTGS; this comes from the coding sequence TTGAGGTGGTTCCTCTTTTTCAGGGTTCTGATCATTACCCTTTTCCTGGGGGGAGCCATTGTCTATCAGCTGCGCAGCGGCTTGCAGAAGCCCCACCCGGTATTGCCCTTTCTCTATCTGCTGGTCGGCATCTCCTATCTGTATGCGCTGCTATCAGCTTCGGTTCTCCCTCTAACCCGTCGCCTGCGTCTATTCACCCAGGCCCAAATTGTATGGGACCTGCTCTTCGTTTCTTCCTTGATTTACGTGACCGGCGGAATTGAGAGTCTCTTCTCTTTTCTCTTTATTCTGGTCATCATCAGCTCCAGTGTTTTTTTAACCCGCAAAGAGGTTCTGCTCGTCGCCTCGGCTTCGGCCATTCTCTATGGCAGTATCCTGGATCTTCAGTATTACGGGTACCTTCCCCTGGTCGGAGGGTTGTATTTCCCCGAGCAGATCAGTGATCGGGACGTTTTCTTCGCGGTCTTCGTAAACGTCCTGGCCTTTCTCCTTACCGCTCTTTTAAGCGGTACCCTGGCGGAGCGTTTGCGTAGAAGCGAACTTGCTCTGGAAAAAAAGGAAATCGATTACGAGGAGCTGGAAAATCTCAACCAAACCATCCTGTCCAATATCAGCAGCGGCCTGATGATCGTCAACTCGCGGGGGCGAATCCGGTCCTGGAATGCCGCCGCTGAAAAGATCACCGGCTACTCTCTGCAGGACGTCTATGACCGGGAGGTGCGGGAGGTTTTTCCCCATCTAGCGGTGTATAATGGTGAGTTCAGGGTCATCAGCCGGGGTGAGGGCCGTTTTCCCGATCAGCGCGGAACTCAGAGGGTTCTCGGCTACGCGTCCTCCCTGATCAAGAATCCACAGGATGAGACCCTCGGTCTCCTGATCACGTTTCAGGATCTCACCCATGTGAAACAACTCGAGGAGCAGCTCCATCGGGCCGACCGACTCGCCGCCGTCGGACAGCTGGCGTCCGGCATGGCCCATGAGATACGCAATCCCCTGGCAGCCATCAGCGGTTCGGTTCAACTGCTCATGGAAGGAGATCACCTCACCGACGAAAACCGCCGTCTAAAGGGGATCGTCGTCAAGGAAGCGAACAGGCTCAGCGATCTGCTCACCGATTTTTTGCTTTTCGCCCGGCCCTCGCCTCCCCGTTTCGAGTCGGTGGACGTTTCGATTCTATTGGATGAACTGGCCGATATGATAACTGCTGATTCCCGTTTCTCGGGTTTAAAAATTTCCCGGGAATATCCGCCTGGGAGAAGGATGCATCTCGATCACCGCCTGTTCAGCCAGGCCCTGTGGAATCTGGTCATCAATGGCGCCGAGGCGATGGAGGGAGAGGGCACGATGCACCTCGGCATCTCGCCGGATGCGAGGACGGTCTATGTGGAGGATTCCGGACCGGGCATCCCCGGGGAAATCCGTGACAGGATATTTGATCCCTTTTTTACCACGAAAGAGCGGGGAACGGGATTGGGCCTGGCCACAGTGTACTCCATTGTTGAAGCGCACGGCGGCAGAATCGAGGTTGCGACGGCGCCCGCCGGCGGAGCCCGGTTCTCCATTCATTTGCCGGATGCGACGACTGAGTTCAAGGATAAAACTGGTTCGTAA
- a CDS encoding type II secretion system F family protein translates to MPKFSWEGKTRTGAIQKGDMEAASEAVVTAQLRRQGIMPSKIKARGKGLDVEIKIPGMQPKVTTKDLVVFTRQFATMIDAGLPLVQCLDILGKQQDNKTFKKILTTVKESVESGSTFADALKKHPKAFDELYVNLVAAGEVGGILDTILNRLAAYIEKALKLKKQVKSAMTYPATIVAIAVLVISVILVFVIPQFSKMFEDFGSALPTPTVIVINLSNFIQDYILAIIGAIVALIVGFKRIYRTKKGREVIDDFALKLPVFGVLIRKVAVAKFTRTLGTMMSSGVPILDGLDIVAKTAGNKTVEKAIYKVKQSISEGKTIAEPLTSSGVFPPMVCQMISVGEQAGALDTMLNKIADFYDDEVDDAVGNLTAMMEPLLMLFLGTTVGGLVIAMYLPIFKLAGAVGG, encoded by the coding sequence ATGCCCAAGTTTTCCTGGGAAGGTAAGACCCGCACCGGCGCAATACAGAAAGGCGACATGGAGGCAGCCAGCGAGGCCGTGGTCACAGCCCAACTGAGGCGCCAGGGGATCATGCCATCCAAGATCAAGGCTCGGGGCAAGGGGCTGGACGTGGAGATAAAGATCCCCGGCATGCAGCCCAAAGTCACTACCAAGGACCTGGTTGTCTTCACCCGCCAGTTCGCCACCATGATCGATGCGGGACTGCCGCTGGTGCAATGCCTCGACATCCTGGGCAAGCAGCAGGACAACAAGACATTCAAAAAAATTCTCACCACAGTGAAGGAGAGCGTGGAGTCGGGCTCCACCTTCGCCGACGCTCTGAAAAAGCATCCTAAAGCTTTCGACGAACTTTATGTCAACCTGGTGGCGGCGGGGGAAGTGGGGGGAATTCTCGATACCATCTTGAATCGCCTGGCAGCCTATATCGAGAAGGCCCTCAAGCTGAAGAAGCAGGTCAAGAGCGCCATGACCTATCCGGCCACGATCGTTGCAATTGCCGTCCTCGTCATCTCGGTCATTCTGGTCTTCGTCATTCCTCAGTTCTCTAAGATGTTTGAGGATTTCGGCAGTGCCCTGCCGACACCGACTGTCATCGTTATAAATCTCAGCAATTTCATCCAGGATTATATCCTGGCGATCATAGGTGCCATCGTAGCATTAATCGTCGGATTCAAGCGCATCTACCGGACCAAGAAAGGTCGGGAGGTCATTGATGACTTTGCTCTTAAACTTCCTGTCTTCGGTGTCCTGATCCGTAAGGTGGCGGTCGCAAAATTCACCCGCACTCTGGGGACGATGATGTCCAGCGGCGTGCCGATCCTCGACGGCCTCGATATCGTGGCCAAGACGGCCGGCAACAAGACGGTGGAAAAAGCTATCTACAAGGTCAAGCAGAGCATCAGTGAAGGCAAGACGATCGCGGAGCCCTTGACCAGTTCCGGGGTTTTCCCTCCCATGGTTTGTCAGATGATCTCCGTCGGTGAACAGGCCGGCGCGCTCGACACCATGCTCAACAAGATCGCCGACTTCTATGACGACGAAGTCGATGACGCCGTGGGCAATCTTACCGCCATGATGGAGCCGCTGCTCATGCTCTTCCTCGGTACAACAGTCGGTGGGCTGGTTATCGCGATGTACCTCCCGATATTCAAACTTGCCGGCGCGGTCGGCGGGTAA
- a CDS encoding type IV pilus twitching motility protein PilT, whose protein sequence is MADIHQLLKTMVEQGASDLHITTGTPPQLRIDGKMAPLKLPPLQAMETKQLCYSILTDAQKRKFEEENELDLSFGVKGLARFRGNIFIQRGAMAGVFRRIPFEILTFEQLGLPPVIKTISNKPNGLVLVTGPTGSGKSTTLASMIDAINRERREHIVTIEDPIEYIHPHKNCVVNQREVGADTQSFKKALKYILRQDPDVVLLGELRDMETIEAALTIAETGHLCFATLHTNSCVQTINRIVDVFPTNQQQQIRTQLSFVLEGVLSQTLIPKLQGRGRALALEVMVPNMAIRALIRDDKIHQIYSQMQMGQDKYGMLTMNQCLFMLYHKKQISLESAMLRSPEVEELKQMIANPASVLRRPTPAAPGRG, encoded by the coding sequence ATGGCCGATATCCACCAGCTCCTGAAAACCATGGTTGAACAGGGAGCATCCGATCTCCATATCACGACGGGCACTCCGCCTCAGCTTCGCATCGACGGCAAAATGGCGCCCCTGAAGCTTCCGCCCCTTCAGGCCATGGAGACCAAGCAGCTGTGCTACAGCATCCTGACCGATGCCCAGAAGCGCAAGTTCGAAGAAGAGAACGAGCTCGACCTCTCTTTCGGCGTCAAGGGGTTGGCTCGGTTCCGCGGCAACATCTTCATCCAGCGTGGAGCCATGGCCGGCGTTTTCCGGCGCATTCCCTTCGAGATCCTTACCTTTGAACAGCTGGGCCTGCCGCCGGTCATAAAAACGATTTCCAATAAGCCCAATGGACTGGTGCTGGTGACCGGCCCTACGGGGAGCGGCAAGTCGACGACCCTCGCCTCCATGATCGATGCGATCAACCGGGAGCGCCGCGAGCATATCGTCACCATCGAGGATCCCATCGAGTATATTCATCCGCACAAGAACTGCGTCGTCAACCAGCGCGAAGTCGGAGCCGATACCCAATCCTTCAAGAAAGCCCTCAAATACATCCTGCGCCAGGACCCCGATGTCGTTCTGCTCGGAGAACTTCGCGACATGGAGACCATCGAGGCGGCGCTTACCATCGCCGAAACCGGCCACCTCTGTTTCGCCACCCTGCACACCAACTCCTGCGTCCAGACCATCAACCGGATCGTCGACGTTTTTCCGACCAATCAGCAGCAGCAGATCCGGACCCAGCTCTCCTTCGTGCTGGAGGGGGTTCTCTCCCAGACTCTCATTCCCAAGCTGCAGGGGCGGGGGAGGGCACTGGCCCTGGAAGTGATGGTCCCCAATATGGCGATTCGGGCTCTTATCCGGGACGACAAGATCCATCAGATCTATTCCCAGATGCAGATGGGGCAGGATAAGTACGGCATGTTGACCATGAACCAGTGTCTGTTCATGCTTTATCACAAGAAGCAGATCTCCCTGGAGTCGGCCATGCTTCGCTCCCCGGAGGTTGAAGAACTGAAGCAGATGATCGCCAACCCGGCCTCGGTGCTGCGACGCCCGACCCCTGCGGCACCGGGCCGGGGCTGA
- the pilB gene encoding type IV-A pilus assembly ATPase PilB, with translation MTSNRLGELLLRNKLINEVQLSKALEEQKVQGGRLGASLVKLGFIKEEDLAAFLSRQYGVPSINLSEFEIDPAVIQLIPAEVSQKYQIVPINRAGSTLIIAMSDPSNIFAIDDIKFMTGYNVEVVVAAEASIKAAIDKYYDQSASLADVMEDLEDIDLEIVEEGDDVDVSDLAKASEDAPVVKLCNLILTDAIKKKASDIHIEPYEKTFRVRYRIDGVLYEVMKPPMKLKNAITSRIKIMAEMDIAERRLPQDGRIKIKLPGGKDMDYRVNCLPTLFGEKICCRLLDKSNLQLDMTKLGYEEEALKFFKAEISKPFGMVLVTGPTGSGKTVSLYSALSELNKTTENISTAEDPVEFNFAGINQVQMHEEIGLNFASALRAFLRQDPDIIMIGEIRDFETAEIGVKAALTGHLVLSTLHTNDAPSTINRLLNMGIEPFLVASAVNLITAQRLGRRVCSECKSPEDVPKQALIDAGVSPEEVDEFVCYKGAGCPACNGTGYKGRIGIYQVMPMFEEIRELVLAGANTAEIKRESMRLGIKTMRQSALTKLKEGATSFEEVLRSTVGDD, from the coding sequence ATGACAAGTAACCGACTCGGAGAACTGCTTCTTCGGAACAAGCTGATTAATGAGGTTCAACTCTCAAAGGCCCTGGAGGAGCAAAAGGTCCAGGGAGGGCGCCTGGGCGCCAGCCTCGTCAAGCTGGGCTTCATCAAGGAAGAAGACCTCGCGGCCTTTCTTTCCCGGCAGTACGGCGTTCCCTCCATCAATCTTTCCGAGTTCGAGATCGATCCCGCCGTCATTCAACTGATTCCCGCCGAGGTTTCTCAGAAGTATCAGATCGTCCCCATCAACCGGGCCGGTTCGACCCTGATCATCGCCATGAGCGATCCGTCGAACATCTTCGCCATCGACGACATCAAGTTCATGACCGGGTACAACGTCGAGGTGGTCGTCGCCGCCGAGGCTTCCATCAAGGCCGCCATCGACAAGTACTACGACCAGAGCGCATCCCTCGCCGATGTCATGGAAGATCTCGAGGATATCGACCTGGAAATCGTGGAAGAGGGGGACGATGTCGATGTCAGCGACCTGGCGAAGGCCAGCGAAGACGCTCCGGTCGTCAAACTCTGCAACCTGATTCTGACGGACGCCATCAAGAAAAAGGCCTCCGACATTCATATTGAACCCTATGAGAAAACGTTCCGTGTTCGCTACCGCATCGACGGGGTACTTTATGAGGTGATGAAACCGCCGATGAAGCTCAAAAACGCCATTACCTCCCGGATCAAGATCATGGCGGAGATGGATATCGCCGAGCGGCGGCTCCCCCAGGACGGGCGAATCAAGATCAAGCTCCCGGGCGGCAAGGATATGGATTACCGGGTCAACTGCCTGCCTACCCTGTTCGGGGAAAAAATCTGCTGCCGTCTTCTGGACAAGTCCAACCTGCAGCTCGATATGACCAAGCTCGGGTATGAGGAGGAGGCGCTCAAATTCTTCAAGGCGGAGATCAGCAAGCCCTTTGGAATGGTCCTCGTCACCGGTCCCACCGGATCGGGGAAAACCGTTTCCCTCTATTCGGCCCTCTCCGAGCTCAACAAGACCACCGAAAACATCTCCACCGCCGAAGATCCGGTCGAGTTCAATTTCGCCGGAATCAATCAGGTGCAGATGCACGAGGAGATCGGCCTCAACTTCGCCTCGGCTCTGCGCGCCTTTCTGCGCCAGGATCCCGACATCATCATGATCGGTGAAATTCGCGATTTCGAGACGGCGGAGATCGGGGTCAAGGCGGCCCTGACCGGCCACCTGGTCCTCTCGACGCTGCACACCAACGATGCGCCCAGTACCATCAACCGCCTGCTCAACATGGGAATCGAACCCTTCCTGGTCGCCTCGGCGGTCAACCTGATCACCGCCCAGCGGCTGGGCCGGCGGGTCTGCTCCGAATGCAAGTCGCCGGAAGATGTACCCAAACAGGCTCTCATCGATGCCGGAGTTTCGCCGGAAGAGGTCGATGAGTTCGTCTGCTACAAGGGTGCGGGGTGCCCCGCCTGCAACGGCACCGGCTACAAGGGGCGGATAGGCATTTATCAGGTCATGCCCATGTTCGAGGAGATTCGTGAACTTGTCCTGGCGGGTGCCAATACCGCCGAAATCAAGCGGGAATCGATGCGCCTGGGGATCAAGACCATGCGTCAGTCGGCCTTGACCAAGCTCAAGGAAGGAGCCACTTCTTTCGAAGAGGTGCTGCGCAGCACGGTGGGGGATGATTAA
- a CDS encoding bifunctional riboflavin kinase/FAD synthetase gives MRIIHNLNELTTPLPNAVVTIGNFDGVHLGHREIFRRVVRRARECSGTAVVFTFSPHPLKLLAPEKAPRLINTDAEKEVLIEASCIDVLICVPFTREMADLPASRFVEEILVKKIGVHHLIVGHDYAFGKGREGDVRFLRRKGESLGFNMEILDPIARNGIVFSSTRIRRHLLEGDVTRMVDLLGRHFTLEGEVVHGAKRGKKLGFPTANLRTDKELLPKPGVYAVKVRRGEEVLNGVVNIGCNPTFRTEGLSVEVHILDFHQEIYGECLRLYFVERLRDEMLFPDTSALVTAIAADIERARHILEHARIVEYREYLDCGMNADGR, from the coding sequence ATGCGAATCATTCACAATTTAAACGAACTCACTACTCCCCTGCCAAATGCCGTTGTCACTATCGGAAACTTTGACGGCGTGCATCTCGGGCACCGGGAGATTTTCCGCCGGGTCGTGCGCCGGGCGAGGGAGTGCAGCGGGACGGCGGTGGTCTTCACGTTTTCGCCCCATCCTCTCAAGCTGCTTGCTCCGGAGAAAGCGCCCCGTCTGATCAATACCGATGCCGAGAAGGAGGTGTTGATCGAGGCGTCCTGCATCGACGTGCTGATTTGCGTCCCTTTCACACGCGAGATGGCGGACCTGCCCGCCTCCCGTTTCGTCGAAGAAATTCTGGTGAAGAAGATAGGGGTGCATCATCTCATCGTCGGTCATGACTACGCTTTCGGGAAGGGCCGTGAAGGGGATGTCCGTTTCCTGCGCCGGAAGGGAGAATCTCTTGGATTTAATATGGAAATTCTCGATCCGATTGCCAGAAACGGAATCGTATTCAGCTCCACCCGCATTCGTCGGCACCTTCTCGAAGGGGATGTGACTCGGATGGTGGATCTTCTCGGGCGGCACTTTACCCTGGAAGGGGAGGTGGTTCATGGCGCCAAACGAGGGAAAAAACTCGGCTTTCCCACGGCCAACCTGCGGACCGATAAGGAACTGCTGCCTAAACCAGGCGTCTATGCCGTCAAGGTCCGACGTGGTGAAGAAGTGCTGAACGGGGTAGTAAACATCGGCTGCAATCCGACGTTCCGCACCGAAGGACTTTCCGTGGAGGTCCACATCCTTGATTTTCACCAGGAGATTTACGGCGAATGCCTGCGCCTCTATTTCGTGGAGCGTCTGAGGGATGAGATGCTCTTTCCGGATACCTCCGCGCTCGTAACCGCTATTGCCGCCGATATCGAGCGCGCCCGGCATATCCTTGAGCATGCAAGGATCGTTGAATACCGTGAATATCTCGACTGTGGTATGAATGCAGATGGAAGGTGA